From a single Myxocyprinus asiaticus isolate MX2 ecotype Aquarium Trade chromosome 33, UBuf_Myxa_2, whole genome shotgun sequence genomic region:
- the angptl7 gene encoding angiopoietin-related protein 7, which yields MMKGMKMTASSLCLLLLVLGHTLAQNIFKKNLATAKPAKPAQCCDEVHALKVQVANLSSMLEEMTKKQESDLMKVVRQMMELETLNHQQEARVTEAESKYSEIYNQIEIMQLQAAQSAPQQSTSDAIYDCASLYNKNYKISGEYKLPKDDFLGTPELSVYCDMENNGGGWTVIQRRKIGLTSFNRDWKQYKNGFGTIRGDFWLGNEHIFRMTRQPTVLRIDMEDWEGNSRYAEYGFFTLNNEMNSYKLLIANYSGNAGDSLRYHNNTNFSTKNKDNDKCVDNCAQLRRGGYWYNCCTDSNLNGVFYRYGSHTKNPDGISWYGWHGPNYSLKRVEMKIRPQSFVP from the exons atgatGAAAGGCATGAAGATGACGGCTTCATCACTGTGTCTTCTGCTGCTGGTGCTTGGCCACACATTGGCACAGAACATCTTCAAGAAAAACTTGGCAACAGCCAAACCGGCAAAACCAGCTCAGTGCTGCGATGAGGTCCATGCCTTGAAAGTCCAGGTAGCTAACCTGAGCAGCATGCTAGAGGAAATGACCAAGAAGCAAGAGTCAGATCTGATGAAGGTCGTGCGGCAGATGATGGAGCTGGAAACGCTGAACCACCAGCAGGAGGCCCGTGTCACAGAGGCAGAGAGCAAGTACTCAGAGATCTACAATCAGATCGAAATCATGCAGCTGCAGGCCGCCCAGTCCGCCCCACAGCAGAGCACTTCAG ATGCAATCTATGACTGTGCATCCTTAtacaacaaaaactacaaaatttCCGGAGAGTACAAACTACCAAAAGATGATTTCCTGGGAACACCTGAACTAAGT GTCTATTGTGACATGGAGAATAATGGAGGTGGCTGGACCGTCATTCAGAGACGTAAGATTGGCCTGACGAGCTTCAACCGCGACTGGAAGCAGTACAAGAACGGTTTTGGTACAATCCGTGGTGACTTCTGGCTTGGCAATGAACACATTTTCCGTATGACTAGACAGCCCACAGTGTTGAGAATAGATATGGAG GACTGGGAAGGTAATTCACGTTATGCTGAATATGGCTTCTTCACACTGAACAACGAGATGAACAGCTACAAGCTATTAATCGCCAACTATAGCGGAAATGCAGGCGACTCCCTACGCTACCACAACAACACAAACTTTAGCACCAAAAACAAGGACAACGACAAGTGTGTGGACAACTGCGCACAACTTCGCCGAG GTGGATACTGGTACAACTGCTGCACTGACTCTAATCTGAACGGCGTGTTCTACCGCTACGGGTCACATACCAAAAATCCAGATGGCATTTCTTGGTATGGATGGCATGGACCAAACTACTCACTGAAGCGGGTGGAGATGAAGATCCGGCCCCAGAGCTTTGTACCTTAA